A section of the Gemmatimonadaceae bacterium genome encodes:
- a CDS encoding radical SAM protein: protein MGTRPVLAAALAGIPIGIQRHGQWAGRRQLLIKFAGPAETATMYTSDALAREVGRALSRSPVHSICISGRDALGNAEFLEAALQALATNTPVVADTDGQRPEAIAVLHAYLSLVQVSIDTPASEATVERAMETVRAAARVGCAQAVVIGGTDEASDADYLQIVEKAHAASEKVRLLIHPGPATERGVLDRRWAVLLEHAMGRHADVQIALRLSGPATLR from the coding sequence ATGGGAACACGACCGGTACTGGCAGCGGCGCTCGCGGGGATTCCGATCGGCATCCAGCGTCACGGCCAGTGGGCCGGGCGGCGACAGCTCCTGATCAAGTTCGCCGGGCCGGCCGAGACGGCGACGATGTACACGTCCGACGCGCTGGCGCGTGAGGTGGGGCGGGCGTTGAGCCGTTCGCCGGTGCACTCGATCTGCATTTCGGGGCGCGACGCGCTGGGGAACGCCGAGTTCCTGGAGGCGGCGCTGCAGGCACTGGCGACGAACACGCCGGTCGTGGCCGACACCGACGGGCAGCGCCCCGAGGCGATCGCCGTCCTGCACGCCTATCTCTCCCTCGTGCAGGTGTCGATCGACACGCCGGCATCGGAGGCGACGGTGGAGCGGGCGATGGAGACGGTTCGGGCCGCGGCGCGTGTGGGATGCGCGCAGGCGGTGGTCATTGGCGGGACGGATGAGGCCAGTGACGCCGATTACTTGCAGATCGTCGAGAAGGCGCACGCCGCAAGCGAGAAGGTGCGCCTCCTGATCCATCCCGGCCCCGCGACCGAGCGCGGGGTGCTGGACCGGCGGTGGGCGGTGCTGCTCGAGCACGCCATGGGGCGCCATGCCGACGTGCAGATCGCGCTGCGGTTGAGCGGACCGGCAACACTGCGGTAG
- a CDS encoding rhomboid family intramembrane serine protease — translation MGLTYTDDTDYPRLTKAVQWLIAINVAIYFLQLTVVGAQNMLPALGFSADDLSRSWWTIGTYMFVHGGFWHLALNMYTLYIFGPRVEHAWSAGEFTRYYVLCGLGGWFFHLLFARESLLIGASAAVLGVTLAYATRWPNDEVLLFGVVPLKVKWMVALMVALNLIGGMSEGQGGGVAYLAHLGGLAAGWLYLRTASGGGGIDRFKQRVTPATDIPDETPRAIPRSMPRAREKGNEIDDIIARSNSAVSRRPAPQSPPLGAKGVKRMSDIDLVLDKISQQGIESLSADEKRMLEEMSRELRDGA, via the coding sequence ATGGGCCTCACGTACACCGACGACACCGACTATCCGCGCCTCACGAAGGCGGTGCAGTGGTTGATCGCGATCAACGTCGCGATCTACTTCCTGCAGCTGACGGTTGTGGGTGCGCAGAACATGCTGCCGGCGCTTGGCTTCTCGGCCGACGACCTGTCGCGTTCGTGGTGGACCATCGGGACGTACATGTTCGTGCACGGGGGCTTCTGGCACCTCGCCCTCAACATGTACACGCTCTACATCTTTGGCCCGCGCGTGGAGCATGCGTGGAGCGCCGGGGAGTTCACGCGTTACTACGTGCTGTGCGGGCTGGGCGGGTGGTTCTTCCACTTGCTGTTCGCGCGCGAGTCGCTGCTGATCGGTGCCTCCGCCGCGGTGCTGGGGGTGACGCTGGCCTATGCGACGCGCTGGCCCAACGACGAGGTCCTCCTGTTTGGCGTCGTCCCGCTCAAGGTGAAATGGATGGTGGCGCTGATGGTGGCGCTCAACCTCATTGGCGGGATGTCCGAGGGACAGGGTGGCGGGGTGGCGTATCTGGCGCACCTGGGCGGGCTTGCCGCGGGGTGGCTCTACCTGCGCACCGCATCTGGCGGCGGCGGAATCGATCGCTTCAAGCAGCGTGTGACCCCCGCAACCGACATCCCCGACGAGACTCCGCGCGCCATTCCGCGCTCCATGCCGCGCGCGCGTGAGAAGGGGAACGAGATCGATGATATCATCGCCCGCAGCAACTCCGCGGTGTCGCGGCGCCCGGCGCCGCAGTCGCCCCCACTCGGCGCCAAGGGGGTCAAGCGAATGAGCGACATCGACCTCGTGCTCGACAAGATCTCGCAGCAGGGGATCGAGAGCCTGAGCGCCGACGAGAAGCGGATGCTGGAGGAGATGTCGCGGGAGCTACGCGACGGCGCGTAG
- the queF gene encoding NADPH-dependent 7-cyano-7-deazaguanine reductase QueF, which translates to MPQPELLETFPNPYPGRNYEIFMTTPEFTSLCPIGGIETDAAELALLKGGAPDFATINISYVPDDLCLELKSLKLYLWSFRNDGIFYERVVNRILDDLVAKASPRWMRVVGDFNVRGGLKSIITVDHGSKP; encoded by the coding sequence ATGCCGCAACCCGAACTGCTCGAGACGTTTCCGAACCCGTACCCTGGGCGGAACTACGAAATCTTCATGACGACGCCGGAGTTCACATCGCTCTGCCCGATTGGCGGGATCGAGACCGATGCGGCCGAGCTGGCGCTGCTCAAGGGTGGAGCGCCGGACTTCGCGACGATCAATATCTCGTATGTCCCGGACGATCTCTGCCTGGAGCTGAAGAGTCTCAAGCTCTATCTCTGGAGCTTCCGGAACGACGGGATCTTCTACGAGCGCGTGGTGAACCGCATCCTGGACGACCTGGTGGCCAAGGCGTCGCCGCGCTGGATGCGCGTGGTGGGAGATTTCAACGTGCGCGGTGGACTCAAGTCGATCATCACGGTCGACCACGGAAGCAAGCCGTAG
- a CDS encoding insulinase family protein, whose protein sequence is MSRAHLARHAATAVGATLFAVASATSPAPAQPAVRERPPALGSAAPLTVPAVHRERLANGLALSVVEQRELPLVQLVVSFPGGARLDAANAGIAAFTANMLDEGAGTRDAATLQSELAFLGASLQTGADWDRITVSLKVPVRSLAPALDLLADVIRRPTFASAEVKRQRDLRLTAILQQRDQPNALADIAFNSTLFPTGHPYHRNAGGDSATVAAIDSSAVRNFYARALRPEHAQVVVVGDIAAERARAELQRRLGDWRAAGAPAVAAAVTTAPRREVRTRVYLVDKPGAAQSVISIGWPGVDRLSPDYAPLMVMNTLLGGSFSSRLNSNLREAKGYTYGASSRFTFRKLPGPFIASAAVRTNVTDSSLVEFFKELRAIRDQPVSNDELQRAKAYVELALPGSLESTSQVAGAIAQLAVFDLPLAELSTYAAKVRRVTTADVQRVARQYLHPDQASVIVVGDLNSVRPSIEALKLGEIVVLDLAALTR, encoded by the coding sequence GTGAGCCGCGCCCATCTCGCGCGCCACGCGGCCACCGCCGTCGGCGCCACCCTGTTCGCCGTCGCATCGGCGACGTCCCCCGCGCCCGCCCAGCCCGCCGTGCGCGAGCGCCCGCCGGCGTTAGGCTCGGCCGCCCCGCTCACCGTCCCCGCCGTCCATCGCGAGCGCCTCGCCAACGGCCTCGCCCTGAGCGTCGTCGAGCAGCGCGAGCTCCCCCTCGTGCAGCTCGTGGTCTCGTTCCCCGGCGGCGCTCGCCTCGACGCGGCCAACGCCGGCATCGCCGCCTTCACCGCCAACATGCTCGACGAAGGGGCCGGCACGCGCGACGCCGCCACGCTCCAGTCGGAACTCGCCTTTCTCGGCGCCTCGCTCCAGACCGGCGCCGACTGGGACCGCATCACCGTCTCGCTCAAGGTCCCCGTGCGCTCGCTCGCGCCGGCGCTCGACCTCCTGGCCGACGTGATTCGCCGCCCCACCTTTGCCAGCGCCGAGGTCAAGCGGCAACGCGACTTGCGGCTGACGGCTATCCTGCAGCAGCGCGACCAGCCCAACGCCCTCGCCGACATCGCCTTCAACAGCACGCTCTTTCCCACCGGCCACCCCTACCACCGAAATGCCGGCGGCGACTCGGCGACTGTCGCCGCGATCGACAGCAGCGCCGTGCGCAACTTCTACGCGCGGGCGCTGCGCCCCGAGCACGCACAGGTCGTCGTCGTCGGTGATATCGCGGCCGAGCGCGCACGCGCCGAGCTGCAACGGCGGCTTGGCGACTGGCGCGCCGCCGGCGCCCCCGCCGTCGCCGCGGCCGTCACCACGGCGCCGCGCCGCGAGGTGCGCACGCGCGTCTACCTCGTCGACAAGCCCGGCGCCGCACAGTCGGTCATCTCCATCGGGTGGCCCGGCGTCGATCGCCTCTCCCCCGACTACGCCCCGCTGATGGTGATGAACACCCTCCTCGGCGGCTCATTCTCGTCGCGCCTCAACTCCAACCTGCGCGAGGCCAAGGGCTACACCTACGGCGCCAGCTCACGCTTCACCTTCCGCAAGCTGCCCGGCCCCTTCATCGCCTCGGCCGCCGTGCGCACCAACGTCACCGACTCGTCGCTCGTCGAGTTCTTCAAGGAGCTGCGCGCCATTCGCGACCAGCCCGTGTCCAACGACGAATTGCAGCGCGCCAAGGCCTACGTCGAACTGGCGCTCCCCGGTTCGCTCGAGAGCACGTCGCAGGTGGCAGGGGCCATCGCGCAGCTCGCCGTCTTCGACCTCCCACTCGCCGAACTGTCGACGTACGCCGCCAAGGTCCGCCGTGTCACCACCGCCGACGTGCAGCGCGTGGCCAGGCAGTACCTCCACCCCGACCAGGCGTCGGTCATCGTGGTGGGCGACCTCAACAGCGTGCGCCCCTCCATCGAGGCGCTCAAGCTGGGAGAGATCGTCGTCCTCGACCTCGCCGCGCTCACGCGCTGA
- a CDS encoding insulinase family protein: protein MSARRPVIALVIALVAGVIATPAPRALHAQGAQGVQGASPRLRVPVTVDTLPNGLTLIVHEDHSVPTVATNVWFHVGSGDEKPGRTGFAHLFEHLMFMGSEHAQYPQFDRLLESAGASNNGTTNNDRTAYYEWGPRHALPLMLWLEADRMGWLLPTMDSAKVDAQREVVKNERRQGVENQPYGIVEDISAPAMYPKDHPYSWPVIGSMADLSAASLEDTKEFFRKYYAPNNAVIVVAGDVKGDSVRALVRQLFADIPRGPAIARPTPAPIVPRDTVIVAEDRVQLPRLYLSWHAVPRFHADDAALEVTQYLLSGARNARLTSAVVYEQELARDVYAQNDAKKLAGDFTVVATARPGKALNVVRDAIDRELVRLATDGPTDRELQQARNALESQFLNRLEFVNAKAEQLNEYYYFTGTPDAFQRDLDRMQGVTAADVKRVVNQYLRAPRVTVSVVPTGKKELAATAGGAQ from the coding sequence TTGTCCGCCAGGAGGCCGGTCATCGCACTGGTCATCGCGCTGGTCGCCGGCGTCATCGCCACCCCGGCACCTCGCGCGCTGCACGCGCAAGGCGCGCAGGGCGTGCAGGGCGCGTCGCCCCGCCTCCGCGTCCCCGTCACCGTCGACACCCTCCCCAACGGGCTCACCCTCATCGTCCACGAGGATCACTCGGTCCCCACGGTGGCCACCAACGTCTGGTTCCACGTGGGGTCGGGCGATGAGAAGCCCGGGCGCACCGGCTTCGCGCACCTCTTCGAGCACCTGATGTTCATGGGCTCCGAGCACGCCCAGTATCCGCAGTTCGACCGCCTCCTCGAGTCGGCCGGCGCCAGCAACAACGGGACGACCAACAACGACCGCACCGCGTACTACGAGTGGGGGCCGCGCCACGCGCTCCCCCTCATGCTCTGGCTCGAGGCCGACCGCATGGGTTGGCTCCTCCCAACGATGGACAGCGCCAAGGTCGACGCGCAGCGCGAGGTGGTGAAGAACGAGCGGCGCCAGGGAGTCGAGAACCAGCCGTATGGGATCGTCGAGGACATCTCCGCGCCGGCGATGTACCCCAAGGACCATCCGTATTCGTGGCCGGTGATCGGCTCCATGGCCGACCTCTCCGCCGCCTCGCTCGAGGACACGAAGGAGTTCTTCCGGAAGTACTACGCCCCCAACAACGCCGTCATCGTCGTGGCCGGCGACGTGAAGGGAGACTCGGTGCGCGCCCTCGTGCGGCAGCTCTTCGCCGATATCCCGCGCGGCCCGGCCATCGCCCGCCCCACGCCGGCTCCCATCGTCCCGCGCGACACGGTGATCGTGGCCGAGGATCGCGTGCAGCTCCCGCGCCTCTACCTGTCCTGGCACGCCGTCCCGCGCTTCCACGCCGACGACGCGGCGCTCGAAGTGACGCAATACCTCCTCAGCGGCGCGCGCAACGCCCGCCTGACGAGTGCCGTGGTCTATGAGCAGGAGCTGGCCCGCGACGTCTACGCGCAGAACGACGCCAAGAAGCTCGCCGGCGACTTCACCGTGGTCGCCACCGCCCGCCCCGGCAAGGCGCTCAACGTCGTGCGCGACGCAATCGACCGCGAGCTGGTGCGCCTCGCCACCGACGGCCCCACCGACCGTGAGCTGCAACAGGCGCGCAACGCGCTCGAGTCGCAGTTCCTCAACCGCCTCGAGTTCGTGAACGCCAAGGCCGAACAGCTCAACGAGTACTACTACTTCACCGGCACCCCCGACGCCTTCCAGCGCGACCTGGACCGCATGCAGGGCGTCACCGCCGCCGACGTGAAGCGCGTGGTGAACCAGTACCTGCGCGCCCCGCGCGTCACCGTCAGCGTCGTCCCCACCGGCAAGAAGGAGCTCGCCGCCACCGCGGGAGGTGCCCAGTGA
- a CDS encoding PAS domain S-box protein: MTTPSRQNSLLEAVFEASPFGLAVYDASMRFVRVNAVFAAIHGLPVDVYIGRTLRDVLPALAPDVEPVVARALAGEVVRDVPLSGETAAQPGVRRHWNASYLPITVDGEAGVAVFVEERTAQVEAQRALRESEARFRAIAASSPIGIILSDVDSRLVYANAATERMAGVSSEALQGFGWSNVVHPEDLPRLQQLITESIRTQAGGYSISLRLQRPEGDVLWVDVLARDFVQDGVRTGRLTLVIDHTETRRMEAALLESEERFRELAENVDAVFYLARPDGSVEYVSPGFASIWGLSPEALYANPRLWLESMHADDRERVRQLVQRDRVRFRAEYRIVRPDGEVRWISDRSFPVLDAAGEVRRVAGVATDDTLRHSLEAQLLQAQRLESIGRLAGGVAHDFNNLLTVILSHAAFARQDVSQAGEDLSAIEQAGVRASELTAQLLAFARRQVIEPRIVDLNALTGQVDRMLRRLIGAHVQLQTVCADALWPVRVDPAQMEQVLVNLAVNARDAMPDGGTLIIETANVVLDEGYAAAHAGVTPGEYVMLAVSDSGKGIEAHVLPMVFEPFYTTKPSGSGTGLGLATCYGIVKQAGGHIWAYSEPGNGASFKIYLPRGTGTPSELAPAEAATPQRGYETVLLVEDDEDVRAIAVRTLREQGFTVLEAYDGEDALQVAGAHAGEIHILVTDVVMPRLGGKELAAKLSAERPSMKVLFASGYTRNAIVHQGVLEDGIHFLQKPYVPATLTRRVRDVLDGAGDTPP, translated from the coding sequence GTGACTACACCTTCGAGGCAGAATTCGCTGCTGGAAGCGGTGTTCGAGGCGTCGCCATTCGGGTTGGCGGTGTACGATGCGTCGATGCGCTTCGTGCGCGTGAATGCAGTGTTCGCCGCCATCCATGGCCTCCCGGTGGACGTGTACATCGGGCGCACGCTGCGCGACGTGCTGCCGGCGCTCGCGCCGGACGTGGAGCCGGTCGTGGCGCGCGCGCTGGCGGGCGAGGTGGTGCGCGACGTTCCACTGTCCGGCGAGACGGCGGCACAGCCGGGAGTGCGGCGGCACTGGAACGCCAGCTATCTCCCCATCACCGTCGATGGTGAAGCGGGGGTCGCCGTCTTTGTCGAGGAGCGCACCGCGCAGGTCGAAGCGCAGCGCGCGCTGCGCGAGAGCGAGGCGCGCTTTCGCGCCATCGCCGCCTCGTCACCGATCGGGATCATCCTGAGCGACGTCGACAGCCGCCTGGTGTACGCGAACGCTGCCACCGAGCGCATGGCCGGCGTGAGCAGCGAGGCGCTGCAGGGCTTTGGCTGGAGCAACGTCGTTCATCCGGAAGACCTGCCGCGGCTGCAACAGCTCATCACCGAATCGATCCGCACGCAGGCGGGGGGGTACTCGATCTCGTTGCGCCTGCAGCGACCCGAGGGCGACGTGCTATGGGTCGACGTGCTGGCGCGCGACTTCGTGCAGGATGGCGTTCGCACCGGGCGCCTCACGCTCGTCATCGATCACACCGAGACGCGCCGCATGGAAGCGGCGCTGCTGGAAAGCGAAGAACGCTTCCGCGAGTTGGCGGAAAACGTCGATGCGGTGTTCTATCTCGCGCGTCCCGATGGCTCGGTGGAGTATGTGAGTCCGGGCTTCGCCTCGATCTGGGGACTGTCGCCGGAGGCGCTGTACGCCAATCCCCGGCTCTGGCTCGAGAGCATGCACGCGGACGATCGGGAACGGGTGCGGCAGCTGGTGCAGCGCGATCGCGTGCGCTTCCGCGCCGAGTATCGCATCGTGCGTCCGGACGGCGAGGTGCGCTGGATTTCCGATCGTTCGTTTCCCGTGTTGGATGCCGCGGGTGAGGTGAGGCGCGTGGCCGGCGTGGCGACCGACGACACGCTGCGCCATTCGTTGGAGGCGCAACTGCTGCAGGCGCAACGACTGGAGAGCATCGGACGCCTGGCGGGGGGCGTGGCGCACGACTTCAACAACCTGCTCACGGTGATCCTGAGTCATGCGGCCTTTGCCCGGCAGGATGTGTCGCAGGCTGGCGAGGACCTGTCGGCGATCGAGCAGGCGGGGGTGCGCGCCTCGGAACTCACGGCGCAGCTCCTGGCCTTTGCGCGGCGGCAGGTGATCGAACCGCGCATCGTCGACCTCAACGCGCTCACCGGACAGGTGGACCGCATGCTGCGGCGCCTCATTGGCGCGCATGTGCAGCTGCAAACCGTATGTGCCGACGCGTTGTGGCCGGTGCGCGTGGACCCGGCGCAGATGGAGCAGGTGCTGGTGAACCTTGCCGTCAATGCGCGCGACGCGATGCCCGATGGTGGGACGCTGATCATCGAGACCGCGAACGTGGTGCTCGACGAGGGCTACGCCGCGGCGCATGCCGGCGTGACGCCGGGCGAGTACGTGATGCTGGCCGTGAGCGACAGCGGGAAGGGGATAGAGGCGCACGTGCTTCCCATGGTGTTCGAGCCGTTCTACACCACGAAGCCCAGCGGGAGCGGGACCGGGTTGGGGCTGGCGACGTGCTACGGGATCGTGAAGCAGGCCGGGGGGCACATCTGGGCGTACTCCGAGCCGGGCAACGGTGCCTCGTTCAAGATCTACCTGCCACGCGGGACGGGGACGCCGAGCGAACTCGCGCCCGCAGAGGCGGCGACGCCGCAGCGCGGGTACGAGACCGTGCTGCTGGTGGAGGACGACGAGGACGTGCGGGCGATTGCCGTGCGCACGCTGCGCGAACAGGGGTTCACCGTGCTCGAGGCGTACGATGGCGAGGATGCGTTGCAGGTGGCGGGTGCCCATGCCGGGGAGATCCACATCCTGGTGACCGACGTGGTGATGCCCCGGCTGGGAGGGAAGGAGCTGGCGGCGAAGCTCTCGGCGGAGCGTCCGTCGATGAAGGTGCTCTTTGCCTCTGGCTACACGCGCAACGCCATTGTGCACCAAGGGGTGCTGGAGGATGGGATTCACTTCCTGCAGAAGCCCTACGTGCCGGCCACGCTCACCCGGCGCGTGCGCGACGTGCTCGACGGGGCGGGGGATACGCCGCCCTGA
- a CDS encoding sugar phosphate isomerase/epimerase: MDRRQFLGMGGAALGAGAAVWSAAREAGAAPLGSDARIHMRADARHDARAAERPGEHLTTIGVQLFSLPKLLEQDLDGTLAMLAGLGYREVELYGPYGFSTPEAIESWKAMGARLGFAASGTYGRTPGDFRALLDQHGLKAASAHIELATLLARPEQVGEAAQALGLRYLGISNIPAPYRKTLDDYKRMADRFNAMGAKAKPYGFKVLYHNHGYGLAPMEGAIPLRVLLDRVDPAVFAAEMDLFWTTAGGADPVELLTAYPRLYRLLHIKDMSEKVRFAGDGGDASQWMALFPKMTTAGDGVLPLPRILSAAKRVGVEHYLVEQDLVANPKEALGASIGYLRGVELGG, from the coding sequence ATGGACAGACGACAGTTCCTGGGCATGGGGGGTGCAGCGCTCGGCGCGGGCGCGGCCGTGTGGTCGGCCGCACGCGAGGCGGGGGCTGCGCCGTTAGGCAGCGACGCGCGCATCCACATGCGCGCTGACGCGCGCCATGACGCGCGAGCCGCCGAGCGACCTGGCGAGCACCTGACGACGATCGGCGTGCAGTTGTTCTCCCTCCCTAAACTGCTGGAGCAGGACCTGGACGGGACGCTGGCAATGCTGGCGGGGCTTGGCTATCGCGAGGTGGAGCTGTATGGCCCGTACGGCTTCAGCACGCCCGAGGCGATCGAGAGCTGGAAGGCGATGGGGGCGCGACTCGGCTTCGCGGCGAGCGGGACGTACGGGCGCACGCCCGGCGACTTTCGTGCGCTCCTGGACCAGCACGGGCTCAAGGCCGCCTCGGCGCACATCGAACTCGCCACGCTCCTGGCGCGCCCCGAGCAGGTGGGCGAAGCGGCGCAGGCGCTGGGGCTCAGGTATCTCGGCATCAGCAACATCCCGGCGCCGTACCGCAAGACGCTCGACGACTACAAGCGGATGGCCGATCGCTTCAATGCGATGGGGGCGAAGGCCAAGCCGTACGGCTTCAAGGTGCTGTACCACAACCACGGGTACGGCTTGGCGCCGATGGAGGGCGCGATCCCGCTGCGCGTGCTGCTCGATCGCGTGGACCCGGCGGTGTTCGCGGCGGAGATGGACTTGTTCTGGACCACGGCCGGCGGCGCCGACCCCGTCGAACTGCTCACGGCATATCCACGGCTCTATCGCTTGCTGCACATCAAGGACATGAGCGAGAAGGTGCGTTTCGCGGGCGATGGCGGTGACGCGAGCCAGTGGATGGCGCTCTTCCCGAAGATGACGACCGCGGGGGATGGGGTGCTGCCGCTGCCGAGGATCCTGAGCGCGGCGAAGCGTGTGGGGGTGGAGCACTACCTGGTGGAGCAGGACCTGGTGGCGAATCCGAAGGAGGCGTTGGGGGCGAGTATCGGGTACTTGCGGGGGGTAGAGTTGGGGGGGTAG
- a CDS encoding aldo/keto reductase, translating to MQHRALGTSGLEVSALGLGCMGLSFGLGPATDRGDAVRLIRAAVERGVTFFDTAQIYGPYTNEEVVGEALAPFHGQVVIATKFGFAYDADGKPAGGLDSTPATIRRGTEDSLRRLRVDAIDLLYQHRVDPAVPIEEVAGTVRDLIAEGKVRHFGLSEAGVRTIRRAHAVQPVTALQSEYSLWWREPEGEIFPVLEELGIGFVPFSPLGKGFLTGKIDVNTTFDPSDFRNTVPRFAPENRAANQTVVEMVRAMAARKGCTPAQLALAWVLAQRPWIVPIPGTTKVHRLEENLGAVDVELSPDELREIGDASVRIEVQGARYSEGSQRLIDR from the coding sequence ATGCAGCATCGCGCGCTGGGCACGAGCGGTCTCGAGGTGTCGGCACTCGGGCTCGGGTGCATGGGGCTGAGCTTCGGGCTCGGGCCCGCGACCGACCGGGGCGACGCTGTGCGCCTGATCCGCGCCGCCGTCGAACGCGGCGTCACCTTCTTCGACACGGCGCAGATCTACGGGCCGTACACGAACGAGGAGGTCGTCGGCGAGGCGCTGGCCCCGTTTCATGGGCAGGTGGTGATCGCGACCAAGTTCGGTTTCGCGTACGATGCGGACGGCAAGCCGGCCGGTGGGCTCGACAGCACCCCGGCAACGATCCGCCGCGGGACGGAGGATTCGCTTCGTCGCCTACGCGTCGACGCCATCGACCTGCTCTACCAGCATCGTGTCGACCCCGCCGTCCCCATCGAGGAGGTGGCCGGGACGGTCCGCGACCTGATCGCCGAGGGGAAGGTGCGGCACTTCGGGCTGTCGGAGGCCGGCGTCCGCACCATCCGTCGCGCGCATGCGGTGCAGCCCGTCACCGCGCTCCAGAGCGAGTACTCGCTGTGGTGGCGGGAGCCGGAGGGGGAGATCTTCCCGGTGCTCGAGGAGCTGGGGATCGGCTTCGTCCCCTTTTCACCGTTAGGCAAGGGCTTCCTGACGGGGAAGATCGACGTGAACACCACGTTCGACCCGAGCGACTTCCGCAACACGGTCCCGCGTTTCGCACCGGAGAACCGCGCAGCCAACCAGACGGTGGTGGAGATGGTGCGCGCGATGGCGGCGCGGAAGGGATGCACGCCGGCGCAGCTCGCCTTGGCGTGGGTGCTGGCCCAGCGGCCGTGGATCGTCCCGATCCCCGGAACCACCAAGGTGCACCGGCTGGAGGAGAACCTCGGCGCCGTGGACGTCGAGCTGTCGCCCGACGAACTGCGCGAAATCGGCGACGCCTCAGTGCGCATCGAGGTGCAGGGGGCGCGTTACTCCGAGGGCTCGCAGCGATTGATCGACCGGTGA
- a CDS encoding aldo/keto reductase — protein MGRRRLGTLEVSSVGIGVQNMSRRYETTVPYRPEMHRIIRAAYDRGITFFDAAEAYVPHEVERILGEGIAPFRDKVAITSKFGWNIDLETGQRRPGLNSKPAHIRLAVEGMLRRLRTDRIDLLYQHRVDPEVPIEDVAGAVQDLMNEGKVLHWGLSEMGPNTLRRAHASLPVTAVQNEYSMLWRGPEEGILALCEELGIGFVPWSPLGVGFLTGAIDAYTRFAPGDIRGVEGRFSPEHLPHNLALVELLKSWGERKRATPAQIALAWLLAQKPWIVPIPGTTRVSHMLENAGAADVRFTASEVSELNAAVRAIEVHGSRLPDQVLVFSGVEAPLRR, from the coding sequence ATGGGGCGCCGCCGGCTCGGGACGCTCGAGGTCTCCAGCGTCGGGATCGGCGTGCAGAACATGTCGCGTCGCTACGAGACGACGGTGCCGTACCGTCCGGAGATGCACCGGATCATCCGTGCGGCCTACGACCGCGGGATCACCTTCTTCGACGCGGCCGAGGCGTACGTTCCGCACGAGGTCGAGCGCATCCTTGGCGAGGGGATCGCACCCTTCCGCGACAAGGTCGCGATCACCTCGAAGTTCGGATGGAACATCGACCTCGAGACCGGGCAGCGCCGCCCGGGGCTCAACAGCAAGCCCGCGCACATCAGGCTCGCCGTGGAGGGAATGCTCAGGCGCCTGCGCACCGACCGCATCGACCTCCTCTACCAGCATCGCGTCGACCCCGAGGTCCCCATCGAGGACGTCGCCGGGGCGGTGCAGGACCTGATGAACGAAGGGAAGGTCCTGCACTGGGGGCTTAGCGAGATGGGACCCAACACGCTGCGCCGCGCGCACGCGAGCCTTCCGGTCACTGCCGTGCAGAACGAGTACTCGATGCTCTGGCGCGGGCCGGAAGAGGGGATCCTCGCGCTCTGCGAGGAGCTCGGTATCGGCTTCGTCCCCTGGAGCCCGTTAGGCGTGGGCTTCCTCACCGGTGCCATCGATGCCTACACACGCTTTGCGCCTGGCGACATCCGTGGCGTCGAGGGGCGCTTCTCCCCCGAGCACCTTCCGCACAACCTCGCCCTGGTCGAGCTGCTGAAATCGTGGGGCGAGCGGAAGCGGGCGACGCCGGCACAGATCGCGCTGGCGTGGCTCCTGGCGCAGAAGCCGTGGATCGTCCCGATCCCCGGGACGACGCGCGTGTCGCACATGCTGGAGAACGCCGGGGCAGCGGACGTTCGCTTCACGGCGAGCGAGGTCTCGGAGCTGAATGCGGCCGTGCGCGCCATCGAGGTCCACGGCTCGCGTCTCCCCGACCAGGTCCTCGTCTTCTCCGGGGTCGAGGCGCCGCTCAGGAGATGA
- a CDS encoding nuclear transport factor 2 family protein produces the protein MKRILGALVALMIVHVAPLLAQAAGTPTAAEQEVLALSRTKWRWMADKQGDSLATLFHDQSIFVHMGGAWGRTQELDVIRSGGIHYKHAEVFEASARIIDATAIVFARIRLDAVVGGNEVSNPFLVTEVYVRQGGAWKLGSLSFTRLLTPGS, from the coding sequence ATGAAGCGGATCCTCGGCGCGCTCGTCGCGCTCATGATCGTCCACGTCGCGCCGCTGCTGGCGCAGGCCGCCGGCACACCCACCGCCGCCGAGCAGGAGGTGCTCGCCCTCTCGCGCACAAAGTGGCGCTGGATGGCGGACAAGCAGGGCGACTCGCTTGCCACGCTGTTCCACGATCAGTCGATCTTTGTCCATATGGGCGGCGCGTGGGGGCGGACGCAGGAGCTCGACGTGATCCGGAGCGGCGGGATCCACTACAAGCACGCGGAGGTCTTCGAGGCCTCGGCGCGCATCATCGACGCGACCGCCATCGTGTTCGCACGCATCCGCCTCGACGCCGTCGTCGGAGGGAACGAGGTGAGCAACCCGTTCCTCGTGACGGAGGTCTACGTCCGGCAGGGCGGCGCCTGGAAGCTCGGCTCGCTCTCGTTCACGCGCCTCCTCACCCCGGGGTCGTGA